In the Euphorbia lathyris chromosome 5, ddEupLath1.1, whole genome shotgun sequence genome, one interval contains:
- the LOC136229157 gene encoding 110 kDa U5 small nuclear ribonucleoprotein component CLO, with the protein MDDNLYDEFGNYIGPEIESDQESDRDEEDEELPDKPQEDEDASDGDEAINASNGWLTTSTDVDMDSQIVLAEDKKYYPTAEEVYGEDVETLVMDEDEQPLEQPIIKPVRNIKFEVGVKDSSTYVSTQFLVGLMSNPSLVRNVALVGHLQHGKTLFMDMLVEQTHHMPTFDSNSEKHMRYTDTRIDEQERRISIKAVPMSLVLEDSNSKSYLCNIMDTPGHVNFSDEMTAALRLADGAVLIVDAAEGVMVNTERAIRHAIQERLPIVVVINKVDRLITELKLPPKDAYHKIRHTLEVLNNHITAASSTAGNVQIIDPLAGNVCFASGTAGWSFTLQSFAKLYLKLHGIPFDADKFATRLWGDMYYHPDTRAFKKKPPASGGERSFVQFVLEPLYKIYSQVIGEHKKSVESTLAELGVTLPNVAYKLNVKPLLRLACSRVFGSASGFTDMLVQHIPSAKSAAAKKVEHIYTGPKDSMIYNAMVDCDASGPLMVNVTKLYPKPDCSSFDAFGRVYSGQIMTGQSVRVLGEGYSPDDEEDMTVKEVTKLWVYQARYRLPISMAPPGSWVLIEGVDASIMKTATLCNEKYDQEDVYIFRPLQFNTLPVVKTATEPLNPSELPKMVEGLRKISKSYPLAITKVEESGEHTILGTGELYLDSIMKDLRELYSEVEVKVADPVVSFCETVVESSSMKCFAETPNKKNKITMIAEPLEKGLAEDIENGVVSIDWNRKALGDFFKTKYDWDLLAARSIWAFGPDKQGPNILLDDTLPTEVDKGLLGAIKDSIVQGFQWGAREGPLCDEPIRNVKFKIVDARIAPEPLHRGSGQIIPTARRVAYSAFLMATPRLMEPVYYVEIQTPIDCLSAIYTVLSRRRGHVTADVPQPGTPAYIVKAFLPVIESFGFETDLRYHTQGQAFCLSVFDHWAIVPGDPLDKSIVLRPLEPAPIQHLAREFMVKTRRRKGMSEDVSINKFFDEAMVVELAQQAADIHLQMI; encoded by the exons ATGGATGATAATCTCTATGATGAGTTTGGAAACTACATAGGTCCTGAAATTGAGTCAGACCAAGAGAGTGATagggatgaagaagatgaagaacttcCAGACAAGCCTCAAGAAGATGAGGATGCATCCGATGGTGATGAGGCAATTAATGCTTCCAACGGGTGGCTTACTACCTCTACCGACGTTGATATGGATAGTCAGATTGTCCTTGCTGAGGACAAGAAATATTATCCAACTGCAGAAGAGGTTTATGGTGAAGATGTAGAAACATTAGTTATGGACGAAGATGAACAGCCTCTCGAGCAACCTATAATTAAACCTGTTAGGAACATAAAGTTTGAGGTTGGGGTTAAGGATTCCTCAACCTATGTATCCACACAATTTCTTGTTGGTCTAATGTCAAATCCCTCTTTGGTTCGCAATGTTGCTCTTGTGGGCCATCTACAACATGGGAAAACATTATTCATGGATATGTTGGTTGAGCAAACACATCATATGCCTACATTTGACTCAAATAGTGAGAAGCACATGAGATACACTGATACAAGGATTGATGAGCAAGAAAGAAGGATATCCATTAAGGCAGTTCCAATGTCTCTTGTTCTTGAAGATAGCAATTCTAAATCATACCTATGTAACATCATGGACACCCCTGGTCATGTCAATTTCTCTGATGAAATGACTGCTGCTCTCAGACTGGCTGATGGTGCTGTATTGATAGTGGATGCTGCAGAAGGAGTGATG GTTAACACAGAGAGGGCCATACGCCATGCAATCCAGGAGCGACTGCCTATTGTAGTTGTCATCAATAAA GTTGACAGGCTGATAACAGAACTTAAGTTGCCGCCAAAGGATGCTTATCATAAGATTAGGCATACTCTGGAAGTCCTCAATAACCACATAACTGCTGCCTCTTCCACTGCTGGAAATGTGCAAATTATAGACCCACTTGCTGGAAATGTTTGTTTTGCCAGTGGTACTGCAGGGTGGTCCTTTACTTTGCAATCCTTTGCTAAGCTATATCTCAAACTCCATGGCATCCCATTTGATGCTGACAAGTTTGCCACTCGTCTTTGGGGAGATATGTATTATCATCCAGATACCAGGGCTTTCAAGAAGAAGCCCCCTGCAAGTGGAGGGGAGAGATCATTTGTCCAATTTGTGCTGGAGCCCCTCTACAAAATATATAGTCAAGTGATTGGGGAGCATAAGAAGAGTGTGGAGTCCACTCTTGCTGAGCTTGGTGTCACTCTTCCAAATGTGGCTTATAAATTAAATGTTAAGCCTTTGCTAAGGTTGGCATGCAGTAGAGTTTTTGGTTCAGCCTCGGGCTTCACTGATATGCTGGTTCAGCATATTCCTTCTGCTAAGAGTGCTGCAGCTAAGAAGGTTGAGCATATATATACAGGGCCCAAAGATTCTATGATTTACAATGCCATGGTAGATTGTGATGCTTCCGGCCCCTTAATGGTCAATGTGACCAAACTATATCCTAAGCCCGATTGCAGTTCCTTTGATGCTTTTGGCAGGGTCTACAGTGGTCAAATTATGACAGGGCAATCTGTAAGAGTACTAGGAGAAGGCTATTCGCCAGATGATGAGGAGGACATGACTGTAAAAGAAGTGACAAAACTATGGGTATATCAAGCTCGGTATAGATTACCTATAAGCATGGCACCTCCGGGCTCCTGGGTTCTGATTGAAGGTGTGGATGCTTCAATAATGAAAACTGCAACACTTTGTAATGAGAAATACGATCAAGAAGATGTATACATATTCAGGCCTCTCCAGTTCAATACTCTTCCAGTGGTGAAAACTGCTACAGAGCCTCTAAATCCAAGTGAGCTGCCAAAAATGGTGGAGGGTCTTAGGAAAATCAGTAAAAGCTATCCTCTAGCTATTACCAAAGTTGAGGAGTCTGGAGAGCATACCATTCTGGGTACTGGAGAGTTATATTTGGATTCTATAATGAAAGATCTTAGAGAGTTGTATTCTGAAGTGGAAGTCAAG GTTGCAGATCCTGTAGTCTCGTTTTGTGAAACAGTGGTGGAGTCCTCGTCAATGAAATGTTTTGCAGAAACACccaacaagaaaaataaaataacaatg ATTGCTGAGCCATTGGAGAAAGGGCTTGCTGAAGACATTGAGAATGGTGTTGTAAGCATTGATTGGAACCGAAAAGCTCTTGGTGACTTCTTCAAGACAAAATACGACTGGGATTTGCTTGCTGCACGATCCATTTGGGCATTTGGTCCTGATAAGCAG GGACCTAACATTTTGTTAGATGATACACTTCCTACTGAAGTTGATAAAGGGTTGCTGGGTGCTATCAAGGATTCCATTGTCCAAGG GTTTCAGTGGGGTGCACGAGAAGGACCACTCTGTGATGAACCAATCAGAAATGTTAAGTTCAAAATAGTTGATGCTAGAATTGCACCGGAACCTCTGCATAGAGGATCTGGTCAAATTATCCCCACAGCTCGACGTGTAGCATATTCGGCTTTTCTGATGGCAACACCTCGACTTATGGAACCAGTATATTATGTGGAG ATTCAAACACCAATAGATTGCCTGTCTGCAATATATACTGTGCTATCTCGCAGACGTGGACATGTTACAGCAGATGTTCCTCAGCCTGGGACTCCGGCTTACATTGTGAAG GCATTTCTACCTGTGATCGAGTCATTTGGTTTCGAGACAGACTTGAGATACCATACCCAAGGACAAGCATTTTGCCTCTCGGTGTTTGATCATTGGGCTATAGTCCCTGGAGATCCCCTTGACAAGAGCATAGTTTTGCGGCCACTTGAACCAGCACCAATCCAGCACCTTGCTCGTGAGTTTATGGTGAAAACTAGGCGTCGCAAG GGAATGAGCGAAGATGTGAGCATAAACAAGTTCTTTGATGAAGCTATGGTGGTGGAGCTGGCTCAGCAAGCAGCTGATATCCATCTGCAAATGATATGA